Proteins encoded in a region of the Novibacillus thermophilus genome:
- a CDS encoding PrsW family glutamic-type intramembrane protease yields MRKQLDSLYQFWQGVLEKYPIIVTVYTIFSWISIFVFLLSFIFLEDSRTVFVQFLWSFYVLLQFWLICRSKTLPWKRYVAFFLAGAWLVAPFTNGVVQLFHLVFGGQTSDLWSTAVLTPIAEEVFKLIPVGVYLFLSRRASSLSLSDYVLIGAATGAGFQFLEETARRLTSGFIGYGQSLFGQVIQWDVFSLFPGYFEESFLPTRMTSSHAVLTALVVLGIGIAVRWRRRLNLFAYAIPVVFLALVTLDHAVWNGQYRFPDWVLSVHDALGNGYAAKPLLLLLIACAVAHDYWVLNRIRQELPLLNGEVRLNPFSELWVLCRAFVKERYTIGYLWAFYRERKELGFTLLYGNDEARENLPSLQESVRKWYIPLIALACVCVITFTLIVWVGTWVTSDPACFACLFDGLQRWWDGLEWYEKGALVLGAFALSYPLLGFWSAVGLATTAVGIAGSGREIADVIRHPDKLRDPEYALAAIVAVGLSRIPGARIVTRKVLPTASGLTRYELTTAAGLTYRVTLGSRGELRSVFAKIEPHHIGRGSNTNQASRDFARSLGKPTDDAGHGIGRNLGGPGGKTSFNIFPQSPHVNRGAFQQFEQQIVRAVQSGKDVFVRVVPKYAPGATRPHEIYYYVRIDGKTVLRVFPNP; encoded by the coding sequence ATGCGAAAACAGTTGGACTCTTTGTACCAGTTCTGGCAGGGGGTCCTTGAGAAGTACCCGATCATCGTCACCGTTTATACCATTTTTTCGTGGATATCCATCTTCGTGTTCCTGCTCAGTTTCATTTTTCTGGAAGATTCCCGCACGGTGTTTGTCCAGTTTTTGTGGTCGTTTTACGTCTTGTTACAGTTTTGGTTAATCTGCCGGAGTAAGACTCTCCCGTGGAAGCGGTACGTGGCATTTTTTCTCGCTGGCGCATGGCTTGTCGCGCCGTTTACGAATGGCGTCGTGCAATTGTTTCACCTTGTGTTCGGCGGTCAAACGTCAGATTTGTGGAGCACAGCTGTTTTGACGCCAATCGCGGAAGAAGTGTTCAAGTTGATCCCGGTCGGCGTTTATTTGTTTTTGTCGCGGCGGGCGTCGTCCCTCAGTCTGTCCGATTATGTCCTCATTGGAGCGGCAACGGGCGCAGGGTTTCAATTTTTGGAGGAGACGGCCCGCCGTCTCACGTCCGGCTTTATCGGGTACGGCCAATCACTGTTTGGCCAAGTCATTCAATGGGACGTTTTTTCCCTGTTTCCCGGGTATTTTGAAGAAAGTTTTTTGCCGACGCGAATGACGTCCAGCCATGCCGTGTTGACGGCGTTAGTCGTGCTCGGCATCGGAATCGCGGTCAGATGGCGTCGCCGTTTGAATCTGTTTGCCTACGCCATTCCGGTCGTATTTCTAGCGCTCGTGACGTTAGACCACGCGGTGTGGAACGGGCAGTACAGGTTTCCAGATTGGGTCCTGTCTGTCCACGATGCGCTGGGGAACGGTTACGCCGCGAAACCGTTGCTCCTCCTCCTCATCGCCTGTGCCGTTGCGCACGATTACTGGGTGCTGAACCGAATTCGCCAGGAACTGCCCCTCCTCAACGGGGAGGTACGGTTGAACCCGTTCTCGGAACTGTGGGTGTTGTGCCGCGCTTTCGTGAAGGAACGGTATACAATCGGATACTTGTGGGCGTTTTACCGGGAGCGGAAGGAACTCGGGTTTACGTTGCTGTACGGCAATGACGAAGCCCGGGAAAACCTTCCGTCCCTCCAGGAAAGTGTACGGAAATGGTACATCCCGCTCATCGCCTTGGCGTGTGTATGTGTGATTACCTTCACCCTTATCGTGTGGGTCGGCACTTGGGTGACGTCTGACCCGGCTTGTTTTGCGTGTCTGTTCGACGGTTTGCAAAGGTGGTGGGACGGTTTAGAATGGTACGAGAAAGGGGCGCTCGTCCTGGGAGCGTTTGCCCTGTCGTACCCGCTTTTGGGCTTCTGGTCTGCCGTCGGGCTCGCAACGACGGCCGTCGGCATCGCGGGCAGCGGAAGGGAAATCGCCGATGTCATCCGTCACCCGGACAAACTGCGCGATCCCGAGTACGCCCTAGCTGCCATTGTCGCCGTCGGGCTCAGCCGCATTCCCGGGGCGAGAATTGTCACCCGAAAGGTGTTGCCGACGGCGTCCGGGCTCACGCGGTATGAGCTGACGACGGCTGCCGGTCTCACGTACCGTGTGACCCTCGGGAGCCGCGGTGAGCTGCGGTCTGTCTTCGCCAAAATCGAGCCGCACCACATCGGCAGAGGGTCTAACACGAATCAGGCGTCTCGGGATTTTGCCCGTTCGCTGGGGAAACCGACGGACGACGCCGGCCACGGTATCGGCAGAAACCTCGGCGGCCCTGGAGGGAAAACGTCGTTCAATATTTTCCCCCAATCCCCCCATGTCAACAGGGGAGCTTTCCAACAGTTTGAACAGCAAATTGTCAGGGCCGTCCAAAGCGGAAAAGACGTCTTCGTCCGGGTGGTCCCCAAGTATGCCCCCGGCGCTACGCGGCCCCACGAAATTTATTACTACGTGCGCATCGACGGAAAAACCGTTCTGCGGGTATTCCCGAATCCTTAA
- a CDS encoding 5-formyltetrahydrofolate cyclo-ligase, which translates to MTDGKDDIRRRVWRAMEEKKVGRFPFPLQHRIPNFKGAEVAARRIATLPVYSKAETVKVNPDAPQLPLRAQVLADGKTLLVPTPRLKAGFIQVKSEWVPPGEERKAASLSRMRAYGRELPLSELPRIDLFVVGSVAVHRDGRRLGKGEGYADREYAIIRELGHPEVPVAGTVHSIQVVEDDFPVFPHDLTVDWIATEKELIETKSPYPKPSGIEWGDVTEEELKAMPVLEDLRQTLRQEKD; encoded by the coding sequence ATGACGGATGGAAAGGACGACATTCGGCGACGGGTGTGGCGCGCGATGGAGGAGAAAAAAGTAGGGCGTTTTCCTTTCCCGCTCCAGCACCGCATTCCCAACTTTAAAGGAGCGGAAGTCGCGGCAAGGCGCATTGCCACACTGCCGGTCTATTCTAAAGCGGAGACGGTCAAAGTTAACCCTGACGCGCCGCAACTGCCTCTGCGGGCGCAAGTGCTCGCTGACGGCAAAACGCTCCTCGTCCCTACGCCCCGGTTGAAAGCTGGTTTCATCCAAGTGAAATCGGAGTGGGTGCCACCGGGAGAAGAGAGGAAAGCGGCGAGCTTAAGCCGTATGCGCGCGTACGGACGAGAACTTCCCCTCTCTGAACTCCCGCGTATCGACCTGTTTGTCGTCGGGTCTGTCGCTGTTCACCGTGACGGGCGCCGGTTGGGAAAGGGAGAGGGGTACGCAGACAGGGAATACGCCATTATACGCGAACTCGGTCATCCAGAAGTGCCGGTGGCGGGAACTGTTCACTCTATCCAAGTGGTGGAGGACGACTTTCCAGTTTTTCCGCACGATTTGACAGTGGATTGGATCGCCACGGAAAAAGAACTGATCGAGACGAAGTCGCCTTACCCCAAACCGTCAGGTATTGAGTGGGGCGATGTCACGGAAGAAGAGCTGAAAGCGATGCCTGTTCTGGAAGACCTCAGACAGACGCTCCGACAGGAGAAAGACTGA
- a CDS encoding zinc-binding dehydrogenase, whose protein sequence is MKAIVLREIGGPQRLKYEDVDDPTPSRKEVVVRLHTAALNRRDVFVTYGQYPGIRLPAIPGSDGAGIVVDAGVEVKHVAIGSEVVIYPGLDWGDDVGKKGLHFHILGVPTDGTFAQYVKVPAENVYPKPPHLSWEEAAALPLAGLTAYRALVTKGQVKKGETVLVPGVGGGVATVLVQFAKALGARVYVTSSQDEKIDRAKTLGADGGVNYTEEDWPKKLKELTGGVDLSVDSIGGDVFDKLMSLGRIGSRIVTFGATKGPVPQLVMPKLFLKEITVLGTTMGSPQEFREMLALVERHRIRPVLDNTYPLTDVSVAMHRMEKGDNFGKIALSIP, encoded by the coding sequence ATGAAAGCGATCGTTTTGAGAGAGATTGGCGGGCCACAGCGATTGAAATACGAAGACGTGGACGACCCGACCCCCAGTCGGAAAGAAGTGGTCGTCCGCCTGCACACAGCGGCCCTCAACCGCCGGGACGTCTTTGTCACGTACGGGCAGTATCCGGGAATCCGGTTGCCGGCCATCCCCGGCTCCGACGGTGCGGGGATCGTGGTGGACGCAGGAGTTGAGGTGAAGCATGTCGCAATAGGCAGTGAGGTGGTGATCTACCCCGGACTGGACTGGGGAGACGACGTCGGGAAGAAGGGCCTCCACTTCCACATTCTCGGCGTGCCGACTGACGGAACATTCGCTCAGTACGTGAAAGTGCCGGCGGAGAACGTGTATCCCAAGCCTCCGCATTTGTCCTGGGAGGAAGCAGCGGCTTTGCCCCTCGCCGGATTGACAGCTTACCGCGCCCTTGTGACGAAGGGTCAGGTAAAGAAAGGGGAGACTGTCCTCGTCCCAGGCGTCGGCGGCGGGGTCGCCACGGTTCTGGTTCAGTTTGCGAAAGCTCTCGGCGCACGCGTGTATGTCACATCCAGTCAGGATGAAAAGATTGACAGAGCGAAAACCCTCGGCGCTGACGGGGGAGTGAATTATACCGAGGAAGACTGGCCGAAAAAATTGAAAGAGTTGACCGGCGGTGTCGATCTCTCGGTCGACAGCATCGGCGGGGACGTGTTCGACAAGCTCATGTCACTCGGGCGCATCGGAAGCCGTATCGTGACGTTCGGCGCGACGAAAGGACCCGTGCCGCAACTGGTAATGCCGAAACTGTTTTTGAAGGAAATCACCGTGCTCGGAACGACGATGGGCAGCCCGCAAGAATTTCGGGAAATGCTCGCCCTTGTGGAGCGGCACCGCATCCGCCCTGTCCTGGACAACACGTATCCACTGACTGACGTGTCTGTTGCGATGCACCGCATGGAAAAGGGCGACAACTTCGGGAAAATTGCCCTCTCGATTCCCTAG
- a CDS encoding acyl-CoA thioesterase codes for MVHETPIRVRFGETDLLGHVNNVSFFSYLEHARVQFFKELTRQLDHKTWRYILASIKCDFLAQVYFDQSLRVVTKVSRIGNKSFDLEQPIVDSETGNLVAKGHSTIVYFDFKEQKSQPIPEHIREALAQYVE; via the coding sequence ATGGTCCATGAAACGCCTATCCGCGTCCGATTCGGAGAAACCGACCTGCTCGGGCATGTGAACAACGTCAGTTTTTTCTCTTACCTGGAGCATGCCCGGGTCCAGTTTTTTAAGGAATTGACTCGTCAACTGGATCACAAGACGTGGCGGTATATTTTAGCTTCGATCAAATGTGATTTTTTGGCTCAGGTGTATTTCGATCAATCCCTTCGCGTCGTGACAAAGGTGAGCCGCATCGGCAACAAAAGCTTTGACCTGGAGCAGCCGATTGTTGACAGCGAAACAGGGAATCTCGTGGCGAAAGGACATTCAACCATCGTTTACTTTGACTTTAAAGAACAAAAGAGCCAGCCGATCCCGGAGCACATCAGGGAAGCGCTGGCCCAGTACGTGGAGTAA